taagaaaaaagaattaaacagaaaaatggaaaagataGGTGAACATATTCTTACTTTCTGGCCACTCTGCAAGCGTTGGATCCTCCCAAGTCTGCCCAGCTGCTTTACGAGgtattgatttctttttagtttCTGCTTTGTGCTCAATATCACTGCTTGCAAGTGCAGCTTTCACACTCTCAAGTGCTTCAGGCGTAATCGTCTGTGCATCCCTTTGAAATAACTGTTGAGCCTGttcaaattaaaaccaataagaaacaaaaaccaaaacacACGCCAATAATCTGCTACaaagaaatttcttaaaaCTTCTTCAAAAATTAGCTACACCAACTAGAATGTCATTAAGAGATTTTAACAATTGAATGACACCCCTATAAATATTCACACTCCTGTACAATTGATACATTAATCACATTGCCTATCCTTTCAGTAATTAATATCCCTACATAATCATAAATCCAAACAATGACTCATTCAAcctttaataataaatctaaaCAATTGACTcattaaatctttcaaaactTTCTCAATTTACATCATTCAGAAACCTACAATAGGTTTAAATTCCActaaatctaaaattctcagtcacagaaattcaaaaaaaataatttttattcgaaaaaataaatgtactAAAAAAAGGGGCAATTGCCCGGACCTGGTGGTATTGGGGGAGAGAGTAAACGGGGGCGACGGGGGCGGCATAAACAGAGGGGACAACGGGGGCGGGATAGGCAGCGGGCGGTGGGTACTGAGAAACGGCCGTCGGGTCGGTTTGCTGGAGGTGGAATGGTAAGGGAAAGTATGAACTATTCGCTGTTGTTGGTGCCGCCGGCGCCGCTGCGTATGTGAATTGACCGGAGGAAGAAGACGATTGCGGCATCGACATGGGAGAAACGAAACGCCGTCGGATTTGATAGATTTGGGAATTGGGGTTTGCTGATAGAAAGCTCTAGAGTTCTGTCGTTAAGAGGGGACTATTTTGCATCAAAGAGGGAATATTTACCTCCGAGTGGGCGGACTTGGTTTAGAATTACGAGAATATGTCAAGTGAGATTCGAAATTACTAAAAAACCCCTAGAAGAGTGCGATTCATTCTTGAATGGTTTGTTAGTAAGGACACTGGTTTTCGAGCATAAACCGagttgaggaaaaataattaaactcaaaaaatcTTGACATAGAAGGATTTCCAGATCAAACAAGAATTTTAAAGTAgcatgtaattttaaaatgttaaatcgCTCGATAAATCTTtacaaatttagaatttttgcATGATTGGCCATAAGCTTAATACTAACTCACATAGGCTCTTAGGTTCTGTGTCGGATTGAGGTATAaacactaaaaataattattttataatttttgataaaaaaaatattttttgataattttttaaaattgatttaggtggcatttattttttgattgaaattttaaataagtctaaattttaCTGAAATATGAACTGATCTGAATACAAAtgtctaaataatttttttttaatatcgaAATACAAGTggtatcttatttattttaataaatcaaaaacattcaaaatatagttatttgacatttatgtccgtataaatcaaaataagaaaaatgattagattttatagcataaaaaataagtatggAAGAGTCATCTAGCACTCACAGTTGTACATCTTACGGTGTGTGACTACGcacattattatatatatatatataacaatcaaaattctattgatatatttataatctgAGATTTATTAATACAAGTATCTATTATGACTAATTTAGATcaattctattaaaacaaaactgAAATTTCTACCtaacaaattagaaaaataaatagctATTTCATCCACAAACCACAAATTTGTGAAAGAAACAACTACTTCTATCcaattatacaataataattgggAGAGAAAGAATCTAGTACAAGGTGGAGACTCAAGCCCACGCACCCAAAGACTATGAGGCTTATTCAATCATGATAATTGATAAGTGTTGGGCTTGCGGTTCTTTGACCTTGCTATGTTTAACCGTGCAAAAGCCCCATCGTAGTAAGTAGTTGCATAAAAATTGTTGGATCGATATGCTTGTTGCAACTACTCAATAAGTCACCAATCATTAAATTGTTCCAATTTGCATGCTTTTATTATGGAGATGCTCTTATTTTAACACGCTTAACTACGGACTTTCAAAATAAAGGTTACTATATTcctttaaaaatcaatttgtgcTCAAAGAATTGACATTAAATCACTTAATATCATTACTTCATAGTCTTAAGTAGTTGTTGACCTCCTATAGggccaacaattttaaaatcaataatattgttaCATTATACAGTTAATTTAGTATTGTTGATAACTTTTGGAAGCCAATATAGTGGTGCCACATgattagaaaataaagatattaatGGGTCCTCAAGTATCAAGAAAGACGGACTCTCCATGTTCTTTGAGACTTGGGGACCTCTTTAAATAGAGTAACGATATAAtcacaaattcttgtacaaattaatgtggtgttaatttattaattaaattaaatatcttttggctcacatgatttatttctattattttatatttttgttcaactaataaattaatgtcacaTGAACTtgtacaatataaatttatatatgattatatCATCACTCTTTTAAATATACAATGTTTGATATTAATGATGAAAATGAGGACCACAAAACTGACCTAGGACATATTAtgttttgaagtttttttcttcttttttttaattccaaattcaGCGGAAGTTGTCTCCTCACGTTGATGTGATAGGGCCTCAACACTTTTTTACCAATTTATCTTATGGACCAATAGGTTTTCTCCAACAAAGCCCAAACGTCTCACACGATAAAAGGAACATCAACTTGAATGGTAGTCCTAAAGAGACCATTGGGTGCCAatagtttaaaaaatgtaGGAGGCACTTGACTTCTCTAAACCCCTAGGCATTCAGTGAAGAAGTTTCACCTATAAAGTGATTGTAGTGTCCACTGGACCACAAAATTAAAGACACTAATCAGTAAGCCATAGATGAACAATTAAGGAAAATACCTCAATagctttatatttaaatatgagactCAAGTACCATAATACCCTTACCTATGGAGGAGTTGAGCTAGTAGATCTCTTCCACGTGTCCACATGGACCACAAATACCATTAGGAGCTCTCCATATAAAAGATCAAGTTCACGACTAAGGGAGGTATCTTCATCTTCTCTATATTTTGGTTCTCTCCAACTGATCATCTTTTGCACCTGTTGTCGGCTACCATTAGCAGTGCCTTCCCTATCACATTCCCCTGCTTTAAGAATGCCCTGAAATTCAATCTCACCGGCCTTCCCAACCATTTCAAAGACAATCCTTTTTCTAATCTTTTAGCCTActgattagtgttaaaaagTATATGTTTATTAAGGAGTGAgaatgttattttgtgcttataattataatatattttacatttgtaattatgtaacatattatgaatttctaattatttttttaaatatttagttttgtatatttttgcgtgttattaggtaaaaataataattgcacGCAATTTAAAGCTCCAAACAAATATACAAatgtcaaatttagattctgAAAATCCGAGAAATTAAGTCATTATCGAGGAAGATCCGCcacttttgttgtaaatttatacatttttaccGCAATAAATGTGGTAATTGTGAAATTAGAAGTTTTTACTATActaaatattgtaattgttaGCAGAATGTGTTGGATGTGCTTGAGTGGATTAAGATAGGTTAATGTTTTGTTAGTGGGAAAAATGTATGACTAAGATgtaattaactttatttatttatgtagtGTTGATTAATCATGCATTAGTATAAACAGAGAGAGGGGAACACACCTCTCcacacattttcttttcttctttccccTCAAATTATTCTTCTcatctcaaattattattctcatctctctttgtgatatattttcaataaataaaattaattttattttcaattttcaaatacttttttaattattttttattttaataatttcttttatttcaattatatttagaTAAATACTAATAGTTAGGGGAATGCGAAactcttaataaaaaaatgatttaatcaaattctatttttaattatataaattaaattattttctatttaattttatccatattttatattttgaaattttgatttattgtagacaaatatAGGAGTTTGACGCAATGAATTCATAATATCTTAGTATGAAATATGGTAAAATTGCACTTaatctataataaaattaatgggaaaataattgaaatctatacaattaatcttttgggcaataaaataaaaataaaaagaatttattaaattgtatttattactaaGCGTGGATCAATAATcctaactaatttaatttcatagtttgtctcaaattaaattgcatatatttaaattttattttcattttttagataaatttaaattaattaattaaatattttctctgtGGATTGACCTCGAACTCACCGAGCTATAGTATAACTAGGCACTCTTATATTTTAGAGTAAATTAAACACTTTTAAATTGTGTCACCTACAAAAAATGGACTAAAACATTTagtattgaaattaaattagaaaccaaaagaagatcaaaattaatgcaaattcaataatttaacagTAGTGCTATAcatcccaaattttttatcccaaaaagttatctcaaatgatgtgttattaattgagtggttgataattctttacaagatccaagtgaattaattgtattatcgCACCAACTAATTGATaaatgacacatcatttgggataattttttgggataaaaaatttgacatgtGTAGCATTACTCATAATTTAAATACCTATCAGAATCAGGataactttataatttttcaatttaataaattatttttaaaataaaataaattaggtaTAAATGACGTTGAAATTCACCGTGTCGGAGCGAAACGGTAAgctcaataaaaaaatctaatcctGCACGGTTGAGATGCAAGATCATATGGCCTTGATTTAAAgtagggaaaatatccaccgtccacctattttttacacctttttcaaaaatacacaattccttcattttttggctggaatccacccaaagttacattttttttcacttttccacttccgtttggagtccgttaagaaaactaacggaaacttaataaaatgaccattttacccccaaaacgaaaattacaatttcaccttaaaaaataccaaaaataataagatttaatgatgaatatcattattggtactttaatgaagtacaaaaaaatcttaactactagagattataactcaattaataataaaactctacttatcttaaattcaattgatgatttgtgagattgggctatttttaatactattgttataatttagcattctaattatagatatattttaaaaaaaaacatgtatttgatggttatggaattaatttatttatcattattggtactttaatgaagtacaaaaaaatcttaactactagagattataactcaattaataataaaactctacttatcttaaattcaattgatgatttgtgagattgggctatttttaatactattgttataatttagcattctaattatagatatatttaaaaaaaaaacatgtatttgatggttatggaattaatttatttattgaccgatggggaaaataattagatttaatctaattattttttgtaatttttaaggtgaaattgtaattttcgttttgggggtaaaatggtcattttttaaagtttccgttagttttcttaacggactccaaacggaagtggaaaagtgaaaaaaaatgtaactttaggtggattccagctaaaaaatgaaggaattgtgtatttttgaaaaaggtgtaaaaaataggtggacggtggatattttccctttaaagTATACTATAATTGTTGTATAAATATAGGACGCTTTCAAAgtagtaaatatatatatatatatatatatatataaaagattcaatttgatttaaagGACAAGGAGGTGTCCAAAAAATCGCTAAATTTGTCTTTAAACCAGAccaaagttttatttattaatgaaaaaaatcttaatatgTCCAtcctaaatataaaaaattgccCACCACTTTTTGTCTGGTTAATAAATATCCTagtatattttatctttatgttattaaatgtggaataattacattaatggtgtctaaaatattttatgatgtctgtaatttatattaaaattgaagtacttaataaatatgttctttattttttgtcttaaatatttttaataatttacttcaatagatcaaatttttaactacccattaatgaaaacaaattttaaagcaTTACAATGatgaatattattgataagagTGAGGTGATTTGCACtccaaaaattactttaaaaactcatatttgtatgaaattatttattaccaaaataataaagaagtaatttacaattaagggcaatatattatgaacaaatacaatattattacttTGGATACTCATTTAACACACCGACTGAGAGCAACGAAGCTAGCACATATTTTTAGGGTgggctaaatttttttaatgggatattatcatttgtataccctaTAAATgttctattataaaaaatactacaacactttgagggtatATCAATCGTCTACTctaaattgacaaaagttATCTGCcaaccaccaaaccgttagcttccgtttgaaagttaacagaATTATAGCGAATTGAAGATTTTACTCTTGAAAagtatcacttgtatacccttaaattcttttattatcacttgtatacccttaaattattacctatatcatatgaaaagaccaaattacccctCTGGAGTTATCCTATTTAAACGGCAAGTAACGATTTGGTGGACGagagataaattttattaacttagGGTGAatgattgatacaccctcaaagtgttgtggtatttttgataacagagCATCTATAagatatacaaatgataatttctcttttttaattaccATTCATGGTTAAAACATAaggaaattttttactttacaccaaaacattaaaataaaaaacttaaaaaacaacaaaaacctATTCATTGTCGTCTCTATCTGTTTTCCCTCTCTCTTATTTCTAAAAAGCCgaaatcaaataatttcttctttacaGCATCTCcccaaaatttacaaaacaagcAGCCCTCTTCTTCTCTAAACATAGGAAGTTAGGAACCCCAAGTTGGTTTCACTCTCATGTTAAGGCCTAAAAGTCAACTTTCACCTCATCTAACCATCTATGGTCGTCCTTTGTCAGCAGATCCAATTCATGGAGCCATTAGCATAGCTAGCCAATGTCGAGCTGCCATCGGTTTACAATTTGTTACgttttaaatatgtttaatatttttaatatagagaaatttattttatgatttacttttttttttgggaaaatatTTCCCAcccaatatttaattttcctaCCATCAAACCCTAAAATATGTAGATGACCAATTTTGCCATGTCATGCCTTACAAATTCATCATATTCCTCCTTCTTGTAATTAgctagagctggcaaaatggATTACTGTGTcgtatcaaatttaaattgacCCAAAAACGACCCATTTGATAATTGTGTCAAATATTGAGACCTTAACACAATatggaaaataaatatgttacccaataacttatttaatatctatatatttaacaaaaatttacattaaccATATGCATATCtatcaaaatattacacatttagactattgaaattttacctctatacatacatacatacatacatacatacatatatatatatatgcaaataatgttatatctgtattataaaatatacatgtctaccaatatttttgacatttataatattaaagttctaaatctaaataaaattttataaatgaaagattgtgtatatattcatccttacaaaaataaaaaataaaaagagataatCATGTCTAATATTTAAGCTGTGATGACAAGAACCTAAAACTAATttagaatagaaaataaaataatgtcattGATTGGGTAAATGAGTCAAGAACTTTAATTATAACCCGACACAGAGAAAAATCATGCCGACTCAAACCCTACCTATTTAATAATCGTATAAAATTTGATGACTCATGCCGATTTATTCAGATCGTGTTCGTGTCAACTAATCAAATTGTGTGAAATTTTGCTAACTCTATAATCATCTACCTGGTGCATTAGTCAATTATACTTTTGGTGCACGTGTTTGATTTTCTAGCTTGGGTGAGAAAAACTTCATGCCATATATTTGACTTGTTTCCTTTTCGTTATAAGGGTTCTAATGCAGATCAATTTCTATCccaaaaaatgttgaaaattgaaatgtgTATTTggtgaaagaaagaaaagagtaaCAAACCAAACTTTAactagtaataaaatttattaaaaagaaaaataatgatcatATCAAATAAgatgatttgttttcttttatagtaTTTCGATACTTGATTttctaaacaaataaattttatacaaaaaaatagtgttcaaatttattttttgagtgagttataatttttatgtgtgtaaagtaactaaatatatttaatttaaaagatttagTTGAGAATTGTTTTGGTATTTCAAACGTGTACAaagtaatattaaatattttaaatttaataaaaaagatacaCAATAATAGagtgttcaaaatattttttagaatgcGAATGCCAAATAGCAATGCATCACTCTATACACGTGCCACGTGTATGATAACGACTTTTTGACACGTGGCAAGTTGCAAAATGTCATTAACGCTTTTTCATCCAATAGAGTGACCCAGGAGCTGGCCTTTTTCCCTTCACAGCCTCGTTACCACAATTCATAACCATGGGGCCGCCCAACGAATTgcactttttttaaaattttttaatttattttcattttactttattattattattttataggtTTTGGCTTTAAAACTCAGCTCTtcttaaacaaatcaaatcgCTCCACGCTTACGAAATTCGTCAAAATTTCTTCACGCAACGCAAGTAcagcaaaagcaaaataaattatcaccGAATCCGAAACTTCCGCTACCGCTCAAAATGTTAGTCTCCCCAATTTCTCACGTCCCTTTCAATTTCTCCCtactaacaaaaattaaattatcttccattttttaattttagataacaaattaatcaattagtTTTAATCCCCAAACTACCCTTAAAATtggtatattattttttttgagtaACACATTATTATTACATATGCTTTTACTGTTGCATAAAACAGATAACGGATGGCATAATTAAGGCAATAAGGCAGTAAAAGGCAGGCTCCTGCCCCTTTATTAAGGTAACTTGAtgacttgattttttttttttaaaaaataaagaataaataaaagaaaagagtaaaaTTCACAAGGgaacaaattttcttttttgttttaattttgtcttgtttaattttttttttcctgtaaTTGTAGGTGTTACAGTTTCCAGAactttttgagatttttaacaAATCTTGGGTGCTGCAGATTCTGTTGTTGCATAGACCTAGTAAAATTTTGTTCCAGATTTGCCCTTATCCGATTCTGTTGTGTAGTTGAATTTGGGATTTTCTGAATTCTAGATTATATACAACTAATTTTTTCAGATGAAGAAATTCTAGGGTTTGTTCATTGATTTTTAATCTCATGATTTAGAGAAAAGTGTTTCTTGTTTATCATAAGTTGATTTGTGGGGTACCcttttgaatccattttttttttttgggtagaaaagtaaactttttttttctcaaatttctcAACAGGGCATCTGGGTTTAGTGTTACGGTTAAGGTTAGATCTGATAATAATCAGattcattattcttctttttttggataattttttttctttctattattgggttttggatttggatttcatttttttcctcaactGTTGctgaatttgttaatttacaCATAATCTGGGTGTTTATATACATACTGGATTTTCAGCTGCTTTCAGTAAACTGAAGTTACAGAGACTTGGATCAGGACCCTGTGAGCTCATAATTTCGATTTGTtgttaattttacaatttctgaaaattttgCCTTGATTTGGAGTTGTTTTGCCGATGAATGTATATTGTGtggatttgtttgattaaACATAATTGGATATTTGGCTATTCTTATTTCATGGGATTAATTATGATGTGTGCAGGATGCGTGATGAGTAATTTGATGCATGTTTTATGCGAATCTTAGTAATTTTGGGGAAAAATTGAGTGCGCTTGAGGTCTTTCTACCGGAAATTAATGGAAATTTTAAGATCATGAATATAATGTACATTGTCGATCTTGGAAGACGAACTAATCTGGTATCttcacttaatttttaatttaacaataaaaagaaaatactaatAGATATTCCTAGAAGAAAGGTGAAAGCTTGAACTTacccataaaaaataaaaaaaggaaagtatgaagattttgttgattcaaatttgtgaatttttattGCTTAACCACATTGATAtcacttttaaataattttcatgtgATGACTATATAACAGTTTAGCTCAACTGAAAAATAGAATTACATGATAACTTGGGATTTGATGGTAGATGACGTACAATCTTGGCAAATACTACAGTAATTTAGACTG
This window of the Citrus sinensis cultivar Valencia sweet orange chromosome 8, DVS_A1.0, whole genome shotgun sequence genome carries:
- the LOC102609602 gene encoding uncharacterized protein LOC102609602: MSMPQSSSSSGQFTYAAAPAAPTTANSSYFPLPFHLQQTDPTAVSQYPPPAAYPAPVVPSVYAAPVAPVYSLPQYHQAQQLFQRDAQTITPEALESVKAALASSDIEHKAETKKKSIPRKAAGQTWEDPTLAEWPENDYRLFCGDLGNEVNDDVLSKAFSRFPSFNMAKVVRDKRTGKTKGYGFISFANPSDIAAALKEMNGKYVGNRPIKLRKSKWQERTDFEALERSKNHNQKKPKLSKKSVLHK